The following proteins are encoded in a genomic region of Labeo rohita strain BAU-BD-2019 chromosome 5, IGBB_LRoh.1.0, whole genome shotgun sequence:
- the smarca1 gene encoding probable global transcription activator SNF2L1 isoform X1, whose protein sequence is MSDEELPSTSREAHTEAEEEDPPFLLDPPPKAAVKESLVDPEYEEKRKTDRANRFEFLLKQTELFAHFIQPASQKSPTSPLKVKVGRPRIKQDEKQNLLSVGDNRHRRTEQEEDEELLSESRKAANVLVRFEESPSYVKNGALRDYQIRGLNWMISLYENGINGILADEMGLGKTLQTIALLGYLKHYRNIPGPHMVLVPKSTLHNWMNEFKRWVPTLKAVCLIGDKDERAAFIRDVMMPGEWDVCVTSYEMVIREKSVFKKFNWRYLVIDEAHRIKNEKSKLSEIVREFKTTNRLLLTGTPLQNNLHELWSLLNFLLPDVFNSASDFDSWFDTNNCLGDQKLVERLHAVLRPFLLRRIKAEVEKSLPPKKEVKIYLGLSKMQREWYTRILMKDIDILNSAGKMDKMRLLNILMQLRKCCNHPYLFDGAEPGPPYTTDTHLATNSGKMVVLDKLLPKVQEQGSRVLIFSQMTRMLDILEDYCMWRGFEYCRLDGNTPHEAREQAIEAFNAPNSSKFIFMLSTRAGGLGINLATADVVILYDSDWNPQVDLQAMDRAHRIGQRKPVKVFRLITDNTVEERIVERAEMKLRLDSIVIQQGRLIDQQNKLGKDEMLQMIRHGATHVFASKDSELTDEDIDSILERGAKKTAEMNERLKKLGESSLRNFTMDTGGTETSLYNFEGEDYREKQKLSLIEWIEPPKRERKANYAVDAYFREALRVSEPRAPKAPRPPKQPNIQDFQFFPPRLFELLEMEILYYRKTIGYKVPRNPEIPNSAQVQKEEQAKIDEAEPLSPEETEEKEKLLTQGFTNWNKRDFNQFIKANEKYGRDDIDNIAREVEGKTPEEVMEYSAVFWERCNELQDIEKIMAQIERGEARIQRRISIKKALDAKIARYKAPFHQLRIQYGTNKGKNYTEEEDRFLICMLHKMGFDKEYVYEELRQCVRNAPQFRFDWFIKSRTAMELQRRCNTLISLIEKENMEIEEKERAEKKRRTPKGQSAHKRKAEVSSDRKEKKSRT, encoded by the exons ATGTCGGACGAAGAGCTACCGTCTACTTCTCGGGAGGCGCACACGGAGGCGGAAGAG GAAGACCCACCATTTCTCCTCGACCCTCCTCCTAAAGCAGCTGTGAAGGAGAGCTTGGTTGACCCTGAGTATGAAGAAAAAAGA AAAACAGACCGTGCAAACAGATTCGAGTTCCTGCTGAAGCAGACTGAGCTGTTCGCTCATTTCATTCAGCCTGCCAGTCAAAAATCCCCCACCTCACCTCTGAAGGTGAAGGTGGGGAGACCTCGAATCAAACAGGATGAGAAACAGAACCTGCTGTCTGTCGGAGA TAACCGCCATCGTCGAACAGAGCAGGAGGAGGATGAGGAACTCTTATCTGAGAGCAGGAAGGCAGCTAATGTTCTTGTTCGTTTTGAGGAGTCACCATCAT ATGTTAAGAATGGAGCTTTGAGAGATTATCAAATCCGAGGCCTAAACTGGATGATTTCTCTGTATGAGAACGGCATCAATGGCATCCTGGCTGATGAGATG GGTCTGGGTAAGACCCTGCAGACAATCGCGTTGCTAGGCTACCTGAAGCACTACAGGAACATTCCTGGCCCCCACATGGTCCTAGTGCCCAAATCTACTCTGCATAACTGGATGAATGAATTCAAGCGCTGGGTGCCCACCCTGAAGGCCGTCTGTCTCATTGGGGATAAAGATGAAAGA GCAGCGTTCATACGTGACGTGATGATGCCCGGCGAATGGGACGTGTGCGTGACATCATACGAGATGGTGATTCGGGAGAAGTCTGTCTTTAAGAAGTTTAACTGGCGCTATCTGGTTATCGACGAGGCCCATCGCATCAAAAACGAAAAATCTAAG TTGTCAGAGATTGTGCGTGAGTTTAAGACGACCAATCGTCTGTTGTTGACTGGTACCCCACTGCAGAATAATCTACATGAGCTCTGGTCgcttttgaactttctgctGCCTGATGTGTTCAACTCTGCCAGT gattttgaTTCGTGGTTTGACACAAATAACTGTCTGGGTGACCAGAAGCTGGTTGAAAGACTTCATGCA GTTCTGCGTCCATTCCTGCTGCGTCGTATCAAAGCGGAGGTGGAGAAGAGTCTTCCTCCTAAGAAAGAGGTGAAGATTTACCTGGGGCTCAGTAAAATGCAGAGAGAATG GTACACACGTATCCTGATGAAGGATATTGACATCCTGAACTCTGCCGGAAAGATGGATAAAATGCGGCTTTTGAATATTCTGATGCAGCTGCGGAAATGCTGCAACCATCCGTACCTGTTTGACGGGGCGGAGCCTGGTCCCCCGTACACCACAGACACACACTTAGCCACCAACAGCGGCAAGATGGTTGTACTGGATAAACTCCTGCCTAAAGTGCAAGAGCAAG GATCCAGAGTGTTAATATTCAGCCAGATGACACGTATGTTGGATATTCTGGAAGATTATTGCATGTGGAGAGGGTTCGAGTACTGCAGATTGGATGGGAATACACCTCATGAGGCCAGAGAG CAAGCCATAGAAGCTTTTAATGCCCCGAACAGCAGTAAATTTATCTTCATGTTGAGCACACGGGCAGGTGGGCTGGGGATTAATTTGGCTACAGCTGATGTAGTGATTCTCTACGACTCAGACTGGAACCCACAGGTGGACCTGCAGGCCATG GACCGTGCTCACCGTATCGGACAGAGGAAACCAGTAAAAGTGTTCAGGTTGATCACAGACAACACAGTGGAGGAGAGAATTGTGGAGAGAGCAGAGATGAAACTACGCCTTGACTCCATAGTCATCCAGCAGG GACGGCTGATTGACCAGCAGAATAAACTTGGAAAGGACGAAATGCTACAAATGATTCGACATGGAGCAACACACGTGTTTGCCTCTAAAGACAGTGAACTAACAGATGAGGACATTGACAGCATTTTGGAAAGAGGCGCCAAGAAG ACGGCGGAGATGAACGAACGCTTGAAGAAACTCGGCGAGAGCTCGCTGAGGAACTTCACCATGGACACGGGTGGCACTGAGACCAGCCTTTACAACTTTGAGGGAGAAGATTACAGAGAGAAACAAAAA CTAAGTTTGATCGAATGGATCGAGCCTCCTAAGAGAGAAAGGAAGGCCAATTATGCTGTAGATGCTTACTTCAGAGAAGCACTGCGAGTCAGCGAACCAAGAGCCCCGAAG GCTCCTCGGCCTCCAAAGCAGCCCAACATCCAAGACTTTCAGTTCTTCCCACCACGTCTCTTTGAGCTGCTGGAAATGGAGATTCTTTATTACAGGAAAACCATCGGATACAAG GTTCCACGTAATCCAGAAATCCCAAATTCAGCACAGGTGCAGAAGGAGGAACAAGCTAAGATAGACGAGGCAGAACCCCTATCACCTGAAGAGACAGAGGAAAAAGAGAAACTACTTACACAA GGCTTCACAAACTGGAACAAGCGTGATTTCAATCAGTTTATTAAAGCTAATGAGAAGTACGGTCGTGATGACATTGACAACATCGCCAGGGAGGTGGAAGGCAAGACGCCTGAAGAAGTCATGGAGTACTCTG CTGTGTTTTGGGAACGCTGTAATGAGCTGCAGGATATTGAGAAGATCATGGCTCAGATAGAGCGAGGAGAAGCTCGCATCCAGAGACGCATCAGCATCAAAAAAGCCCTGGACGCCAAG ATAGCGCGCTACAAGGCTCCATTCCACCAGCTCCGCATCCAGTACGGCACAAACAAAGGAAAGAACTACACAGAG GAGGAAGACAGGTTTCTGATTTGCATGTTGCATAAGATGGGCTTTGATAAAGAATATGTCTATGAAGAACTTCGACAGTGTGTACGCAACGCTCCACAGTTCAGATTCGACTGGTTCATCAAGTCCAGGACTGCCATG GAGCTGCAGCGTCGCTGTAACACGCTCATTTCTCTCATTGAGAAAGAGAACATGGAGATAGAGGAGAAAGAGCGCGCCGAGAAAAAGAGAAGAACACCCAAAGGACAATCA GCTCACAAGCGTAAAGCCGAAGTGTCGTCTGacaggaaagaaaagaaatctcGTACCTGA
- the smarca1 gene encoding probable global transcription activator SNF2L1 isoform X2 — protein MKECTRFLGHNWQNTNNKTDRANRFEFLLKQTELFAHFIQPASQKSPTSPLKVKVGRPRIKQDEKQNLLSVGDNRHRRTEQEEDEELLSESRKAANVLVRFEESPSYVKNGALRDYQIRGLNWMISLYENGINGILADEMGLGKTLQTIALLGYLKHYRNIPGPHMVLVPKSTLHNWMNEFKRWVPTLKAVCLIGDKDERAAFIRDVMMPGEWDVCVTSYEMVIREKSVFKKFNWRYLVIDEAHRIKNEKSKLSEIVREFKTTNRLLLTGTPLQNNLHELWSLLNFLLPDVFNSASDFDSWFDTNNCLGDQKLVERLHAVLRPFLLRRIKAEVEKSLPPKKEVKIYLGLSKMQREWYTRILMKDIDILNSAGKMDKMRLLNILMQLRKCCNHPYLFDGAEPGPPYTTDTHLATNSGKMVVLDKLLPKVQEQGSRVLIFSQMTRMLDILEDYCMWRGFEYCRLDGNTPHEAREQAIEAFNAPNSSKFIFMLSTRAGGLGINLATADVVILYDSDWNPQVDLQAMDRAHRIGQRKPVKVFRLITDNTVEERIVERAEMKLRLDSIVIQQGRLIDQQNKLGKDEMLQMIRHGATHVFASKDSELTDEDIDSILERGAKKTAEMNERLKKLGESSLRNFTMDTGGTETSLYNFEGEDYREKQKLSLIEWIEPPKRERKANYAVDAYFREALRVSEPRAPKAPRPPKQPNIQDFQFFPPRLFELLEMEILYYRKTIGYKVPRNPEIPNSAQVQKEEQAKIDEAEPLSPEETEEKEKLLTQGFTNWNKRDFNQFIKANEKYGRDDIDNIAREVEGKTPEEVMEYSAVFWERCNELQDIEKIMAQIERGEARIQRRISIKKALDAKIARYKAPFHQLRIQYGTNKGKNYTEEEDRFLICMLHKMGFDKEYVYEELRQCVRNAPQFRFDWFIKSRTAMELQRRCNTLISLIEKENMEIEEKERAEKKRRTPKGQSAHKRKAEVSSDRKEKKSRT, from the exons ATGAAGGAATGTACTAGATTTTTAGGTCACAACTGGCAGAatacaaataat AAAACAGACCGTGCAAACAGATTCGAGTTCCTGCTGAAGCAGACTGAGCTGTTCGCTCATTTCATTCAGCCTGCCAGTCAAAAATCCCCCACCTCACCTCTGAAGGTGAAGGTGGGGAGACCTCGAATCAAACAGGATGAGAAACAGAACCTGCTGTCTGTCGGAGA TAACCGCCATCGTCGAACAGAGCAGGAGGAGGATGAGGAACTCTTATCTGAGAGCAGGAAGGCAGCTAATGTTCTTGTTCGTTTTGAGGAGTCACCATCAT ATGTTAAGAATGGAGCTTTGAGAGATTATCAAATCCGAGGCCTAAACTGGATGATTTCTCTGTATGAGAACGGCATCAATGGCATCCTGGCTGATGAGATG GGTCTGGGTAAGACCCTGCAGACAATCGCGTTGCTAGGCTACCTGAAGCACTACAGGAACATTCCTGGCCCCCACATGGTCCTAGTGCCCAAATCTACTCTGCATAACTGGATGAATGAATTCAAGCGCTGGGTGCCCACCCTGAAGGCCGTCTGTCTCATTGGGGATAAAGATGAAAGA GCAGCGTTCATACGTGACGTGATGATGCCCGGCGAATGGGACGTGTGCGTGACATCATACGAGATGGTGATTCGGGAGAAGTCTGTCTTTAAGAAGTTTAACTGGCGCTATCTGGTTATCGACGAGGCCCATCGCATCAAAAACGAAAAATCTAAG TTGTCAGAGATTGTGCGTGAGTTTAAGACGACCAATCGTCTGTTGTTGACTGGTACCCCACTGCAGAATAATCTACATGAGCTCTGGTCgcttttgaactttctgctGCCTGATGTGTTCAACTCTGCCAGT gattttgaTTCGTGGTTTGACACAAATAACTGTCTGGGTGACCAGAAGCTGGTTGAAAGACTTCATGCA GTTCTGCGTCCATTCCTGCTGCGTCGTATCAAAGCGGAGGTGGAGAAGAGTCTTCCTCCTAAGAAAGAGGTGAAGATTTACCTGGGGCTCAGTAAAATGCAGAGAGAATG GTACACACGTATCCTGATGAAGGATATTGACATCCTGAACTCTGCCGGAAAGATGGATAAAATGCGGCTTTTGAATATTCTGATGCAGCTGCGGAAATGCTGCAACCATCCGTACCTGTTTGACGGGGCGGAGCCTGGTCCCCCGTACACCACAGACACACACTTAGCCACCAACAGCGGCAAGATGGTTGTACTGGATAAACTCCTGCCTAAAGTGCAAGAGCAAG GATCCAGAGTGTTAATATTCAGCCAGATGACACGTATGTTGGATATTCTGGAAGATTATTGCATGTGGAGAGGGTTCGAGTACTGCAGATTGGATGGGAATACACCTCATGAGGCCAGAGAG CAAGCCATAGAAGCTTTTAATGCCCCGAACAGCAGTAAATTTATCTTCATGTTGAGCACACGGGCAGGTGGGCTGGGGATTAATTTGGCTACAGCTGATGTAGTGATTCTCTACGACTCAGACTGGAACCCACAGGTGGACCTGCAGGCCATG GACCGTGCTCACCGTATCGGACAGAGGAAACCAGTAAAAGTGTTCAGGTTGATCACAGACAACACAGTGGAGGAGAGAATTGTGGAGAGAGCAGAGATGAAACTACGCCTTGACTCCATAGTCATCCAGCAGG GACGGCTGATTGACCAGCAGAATAAACTTGGAAAGGACGAAATGCTACAAATGATTCGACATGGAGCAACACACGTGTTTGCCTCTAAAGACAGTGAACTAACAGATGAGGACATTGACAGCATTTTGGAAAGAGGCGCCAAGAAG ACGGCGGAGATGAACGAACGCTTGAAGAAACTCGGCGAGAGCTCGCTGAGGAACTTCACCATGGACACGGGTGGCACTGAGACCAGCCTTTACAACTTTGAGGGAGAAGATTACAGAGAGAAACAAAAA CTAAGTTTGATCGAATGGATCGAGCCTCCTAAGAGAGAAAGGAAGGCCAATTATGCTGTAGATGCTTACTTCAGAGAAGCACTGCGAGTCAGCGAACCAAGAGCCCCGAAG GCTCCTCGGCCTCCAAAGCAGCCCAACATCCAAGACTTTCAGTTCTTCCCACCACGTCTCTTTGAGCTGCTGGAAATGGAGATTCTTTATTACAGGAAAACCATCGGATACAAG GTTCCACGTAATCCAGAAATCCCAAATTCAGCACAGGTGCAGAAGGAGGAACAAGCTAAGATAGACGAGGCAGAACCCCTATCACCTGAAGAGACAGAGGAAAAAGAGAAACTACTTACACAA GGCTTCACAAACTGGAACAAGCGTGATTTCAATCAGTTTATTAAAGCTAATGAGAAGTACGGTCGTGATGACATTGACAACATCGCCAGGGAGGTGGAAGGCAAGACGCCTGAAGAAGTCATGGAGTACTCTG CTGTGTTTTGGGAACGCTGTAATGAGCTGCAGGATATTGAGAAGATCATGGCTCAGATAGAGCGAGGAGAAGCTCGCATCCAGAGACGCATCAGCATCAAAAAAGCCCTGGACGCCAAG ATAGCGCGCTACAAGGCTCCATTCCACCAGCTCCGCATCCAGTACGGCACAAACAAAGGAAAGAACTACACAGAG GAGGAAGACAGGTTTCTGATTTGCATGTTGCATAAGATGGGCTTTGATAAAGAATATGTCTATGAAGAACTTCGACAGTGTGTACGCAACGCTCCACAGTTCAGATTCGACTGGTTCATCAAGTCCAGGACTGCCATG GAGCTGCAGCGTCGCTGTAACACGCTCATTTCTCTCATTGAGAAAGAGAACATGGAGATAGAGGAGAAAGAGCGCGCCGAGAAAAAGAGAAGAACACCCAAAGGACAATCA GCTCACAAGCGTAAAGCCGAAGTGTCGTCTGacaggaaagaaaagaaatctcGTACCTGA